From a region of the Actinopolymorpha singaporensis genome:
- a CDS encoding MSMEG_6728 family protein, giving the protein MARRSARAGFARTGFARAGSGNTLGMQTFLPYADFAASARVLDQRRLGKQRVEALQVLRGLTVPDYGWRHHPVVRMWTGYPEALVRYGLEVCRVWTGTGRQDTCATSLRADFTQFTGREEIREQPALAGAGELPPWLGDPDFHRSHQSALVRKDAATYGDLFPGVPPDLPYVWPKSDR; this is encoded by the coding sequence GTGGCCCGGAGGTCGGCCCGGGCGGGGTTCGCCCGGACGGGGTTCGCCCGGGCAGGGTCGGGAAACACGCTGGGGATGCAGACGTTCCTGCCGTACGCCGACTTCGCCGCCTCGGCCCGGGTCCTCGACCAACGTCGGCTGGGCAAGCAGCGGGTCGAGGCGCTGCAGGTGCTGCGGGGGCTCACCGTTCCCGACTACGGCTGGCGGCACCACCCGGTGGTGCGGATGTGGACCGGCTACCCGGAGGCACTGGTGAGGTACGGGCTGGAGGTCTGCCGGGTCTGGACGGGAACCGGACGTCAGGACACCTGCGCCACCAGCCTGCGGGCGGACTTCACGCAGTTCACCGGGCGCGAGGAGATCCGCGAGCAGCCCGCCCTCGCCGGCGCCGGTGAGCTGCCGCCGTGGCTGGGGGACCCGGACTTCCACCGCAGTCACCAGTCCGCGCTGGTCCGCAAGGACGCCGCGACGTACGGCGACCTCTTCCCCGGCGTACCTCCGGATCTGCCCTACGTCTGGCCGAAGTCCGACCGCTGA
- a CDS encoding WhiB family transcriptional regulator: protein MPARSRAWHLEAACVHAPDGLFYGPEGEKPPERLAREARALEFCAACPVLEPCRTHALALPETYGVWGGTTEANRNAVRRGRISASALPAPGPARVTARASSLPAPESATATVQTSSLPAPESATATVQTSSLPAPESATATVQTSSLPHRGEQRADVDSGEADPGVACAVGQPERPGV, encoded by the coding sequence ATGCCCGCCCGGTCGCGGGCGTGGCATCTGGAGGCTGCCTGCGTCCACGCACCTGACGGGCTGTTCTACGGGCCGGAGGGCGAGAAGCCCCCGGAGCGGTTGGCCCGCGAGGCCCGCGCACTGGAGTTCTGCGCCGCCTGCCCGGTCCTCGAACCCTGCCGCACGCACGCCCTCGCACTGCCGGAGACCTACGGCGTGTGGGGTGGGACCACCGAGGCCAACCGGAACGCCGTCCGCCGCGGGCGGATCAGTGCGTCCGCCCTGCCGGCTCCCGGGCCGGCCCGGGTGACGGCGCGGGCGTCGTCACTGCCCGCACCCGAGTCTGCGACCGCGACGGTCCAGACGTCGTCATTGCCCGCACCCGAGTCTGCGACCGCGACGGTCCAGACGTCGTCATTGCCCGCACCCGAGTCTGCGACCGCGACGGTCCAGACGTCGTCATTGCCCCATCGCGGCGAGCAGCGTGCCGACGTCGACAGTGGCGAAGCCGACCCGGGTGTCGCTTGCGCCGTAGGGCAGCCAGAGCGTCCCGGCGTGTAG
- a CDS encoding MauE/DoxX family redox-associated membrane protein, protein MGALRSVADLVCSAVAVAGGLLLLWAGLGHAREFGRLRATLLSHGLLPGGQRRAGAAVLVAAEVGVGGAVITGVLSSLRGSSALPSRLVLPAMVGEALVYTGFLAYLTVLRRVRPGAACGCLSGDGPVRAPVLVRAGVFAVAAAVTAPLARNPTPFLGSLTGLGRLASVSVLVPALVLAVLAALLPGSLRVASAAQATSADAPGGRPLAQPSSRTTSLRRQ, encoded by the coding sequence GTGGGTGCGCTGCGATCCGTCGCGGACCTGGTCTGCTCGGCTGTCGCCGTGGCCGGTGGCCTGCTTCTGCTGTGGGCCGGTCTCGGCCACGCGCGCGAGTTCGGCCGGCTCCGGGCGACTCTTCTGTCACACGGCCTGCTGCCCGGTGGACAGCGCCGCGCCGGCGCGGCCGTGCTCGTGGCGGCCGAGGTCGGCGTTGGCGGTGCCGTCATCACGGGCGTCCTGTCCTCGTTGCGCGGGTCCTCGGCTCTGCCGAGCAGGCTCGTCCTGCCCGCGATGGTCGGCGAGGCCCTTGTCTACACAGGATTTCTGGCGTACCTGACGGTGTTGCGCCGCGTCCGTCCGGGAGCGGCCTGCGGTTGCCTGAGTGGCGACGGGCCGGTCCGGGCACCCGTCCTGGTGCGGGCCGGAGTGTTCGCCGTGGCCGCGGCGGTCACCGCGCCTCTCGCCCGCAATCCCACTCCGTTCCTCGGCAGCCTGACCGGGCTGGGTCGGCTCGCGTCGGTGTCCGTACTCGTCCCGGCACTGGTCCTCGCCGTTCTCGCCGCCCTGCTGCCCGGCTCGCTTCGGGTCGCATCGGCAGCCCAGGCGACCAGCGCCGACGCGCCCGGCGGCCGTCCGCTCGCCCAACCGTCGTCTCGAACCACCTCGCTCCGGAGGCAGTGA
- a CDS encoding glycosyltransferase family 4 protein — MTPAGSWPVEECPNQYSYPASKTFIPDRVKFVRRAIVEACEQLVARLVAGLSAAPRRLAGNVVGFSSARESRPTQRPNSVIGDRGEPILSAMPLQPPLHHRPMKVAVLGPVAWRTPPRHYGPWELVTSLLTEGLVARGLDVTLFATLDSRTGASLDGICPNGYAEDPGLDGRVWEAMHIAYAFERSGEFDLVHSHLDWLPLAFSAHCRAPLLTTVHGFSGRGILPAYARARSSYVSISDADRAPGLDYVATIHHGIDLTELPYAPGGGTGLVAFGRIHPDKGTAEAIEIARRANLPLTICGIVQDESYFIERVRPHIDGDRVRYLGSVGPADRAEILGSSLALLHPISFDEPFGLSVVEAMACGTPVVAFRRGSMPEVVDDGVTGFLVHTVEEAVRAVRVVGSLDRAACRKHVEERFGVDRMVDEYVRVYRDIASTELSPW; from the coding sequence GTGACGCCCGCCGGCTCCTGGCCGGTCGAGGAGTGTCCGAACCAGTATTCATACCCGGCGTCAAAGACATTCATTCCAGATCGCGTGAAGTTTGTCCGGCGCGCGATTGTCGAAGCTTGTGAACAGCTCGTCGCGCGCCTTGTCGCGGGCTTGTCGGCGGCTCCTCGTCGGCTTGCCGGCAACGTCGTCGGCTTCTCGTCGGCTCGGGAAAGCCGTCCGACGCAAAGGCCAAATTCCGTGATCGGCGATCGCGGCGAACCTATCCTGTCCGCTATGCCTCTTCAGCCTCCCCTTCACCATCGTCCGATGAAGGTCGCCGTTCTCGGCCCGGTCGCATGGCGAACCCCACCACGTCATTACGGCCCCTGGGAACTCGTCACCAGCCTGCTCACCGAAGGGCTGGTCGCCCGCGGCCTCGACGTCACGTTGTTCGCCACTCTCGACTCGCGCACCGGCGCCTCGCTGGACGGGATCTGCCCGAACGGATACGCCGAGGATCCCGGTCTCGACGGCCGGGTGTGGGAGGCGATGCACATCGCGTACGCCTTCGAACGTTCAGGTGAGTTCGACCTCGTGCACAGCCATCTGGACTGGTTGCCGCTGGCGTTCTCCGCGCACTGCCGGGCGCCGCTGCTGACCACGGTGCACGGCTTCTCCGGCCGGGGCATCCTGCCCGCCTACGCCCGCGCCAGGTCGTCGTACGTCTCGATCTCCGACGCGGACCGCGCTCCCGGACTCGACTACGTCGCCACCATCCACCACGGCATCGACCTGACCGAGCTCCCGTACGCACCCGGGGGCGGCACGGGCCTGGTGGCGTTCGGGCGGATCCATCCGGACAAGGGAACCGCCGAGGCGATCGAGATCGCACGCCGCGCCAACCTGCCGTTGACGATCTGCGGGATTGTTCAGGATGAGAGTTATTTCATCGAACGCGTGCGCCCGCACATCGATGGCGACCGGGTGCGCTACCTCGGTTCGGTGGGTCCTGCGGACCGGGCGGAGATCCTCGGAAGCAGCCTCGCGTTGCTGCATCCGATCTCCTTCGACGAACCGTTCGGGCTGTCGGTCGTTGAGGCGATGGCCTGCGGAACTCCTGTGGTGGCGTTCCGCCGGGGCTCGATGCCGGAGGTCGTGGACGACGGGGTGACGGGGTTTCTGGTGCACACCGTGGAGGAGGCCGTCCGGGCGGTGCGCGTGGTCGGCTCACTTGACCGGGCCGCGTGCCGCAAACACGTGGAAGAACGCTTCGGAGTGGACCGGATGGTCGACGAATACGTGCGTGTCTATCGCGATATCGCCTCAACCGAGTTGAGCCCTTGGTAA
- a CDS encoding glycoside hydrolase family 130 protein → MTAPGLASRLDLVLAPDSRRVIIRPFVPGEDDDLVRARISALVERVVRLDDEETGRLLQQTLLHFGGRHHDLEMTFLHHYDLVRPRIDRHAELSPTARLLVGAYCSQEYAVEAAALCNPSMVPHPDQSGLSAGQLRVAISLRQIGEGHLSSIGFATGVLDPAHGRLDVADRRGPLLAGRRAGTRHRRDLFASGLEEDGWNDKMSAAVLASLPEVFDDEDFDRALSHLPANLLADEEEAVAVDRLRWAASASYAVTFPEEVPLSQRVLWPLTATESNGMEDARFVRFVADDGEVAYHATYTTYDGRHISVRMLSTADLRNFEVTPVRGPAARNKGMALFPRTVGGRHFALCRSDGETIGLSALDRQNRWQQPVPLHVPRLGWELTQVGNCGSPLETEAGWLVLTHGVGPMRRYAIGALLLDLHRPERVIAQLPGVLLAPQDEESEGYVPNVVYSCGGVLHAGTLWLPYGASDTRVGFATVDVGTLLAAMGQ, encoded by the coding sequence GTGACGGCACCGGGCCTGGCCTCCCGGCTGGACCTGGTGCTGGCCCCGGACTCCCGTCGGGTGATCATCCGGCCGTTCGTGCCGGGGGAGGACGACGACCTCGTCCGCGCCCGGATCTCCGCGCTGGTGGAGCGGGTCGTCCGCCTCGACGACGAGGAGACCGGCCGGCTGCTGCAGCAGACATTGCTGCACTTCGGGGGACGTCACCACGACCTGGAGATGACGTTCCTGCACCACTACGACCTCGTACGCCCACGCATCGACCGGCACGCCGAGCTGTCACCCACGGCGCGGCTGCTGGTCGGTGCGTACTGCAGCCAGGAGTACGCCGTCGAGGCGGCGGCGCTGTGCAACCCGTCGATGGTGCCCCACCCCGACCAGTCCGGCCTCTCCGCCGGGCAGCTGCGGGTGGCGATCAGCCTGCGCCAGATCGGGGAGGGGCACCTGTCCTCGATCGGGTTCGCCACCGGCGTGCTCGACCCCGCTCACGGCCGGCTCGACGTGGCCGACCGGCGCGGCCCGCTGCTGGCCGGTCGGCGAGCGGGCACCCGGCACCGCCGGGACCTGTTCGCCTCCGGGCTGGAGGAGGACGGCTGGAACGACAAGATGTCCGCGGCCGTCCTCGCCTCCTTGCCGGAGGTGTTCGACGACGAGGACTTCGACCGTGCACTGTCCCACCTGCCCGCGAACCTCCTGGCCGACGAGGAGGAGGCGGTCGCGGTGGACCGGCTCCGGTGGGCCGCCTCGGCGAGCTACGCCGTCACCTTCCCCGAGGAGGTGCCGCTGAGCCAGCGGGTGCTGTGGCCGCTGACGGCCACCGAGAGCAACGGCATGGAGGACGCGAGATTCGTGCGGTTCGTTGCCGACGACGGCGAGGTCGCCTACCACGCGACCTACACGACGTACGACGGCAGGCACATCAGTGTGCGCATGCTGAGCACGGCCGACCTGCGCAACTTCGAGGTGACGCCGGTGCGCGGGCCGGCCGCGCGCAACAAGGGGATGGCGTTGTTCCCGCGTACTGTCGGCGGCCGTCACTTTGCCCTGTGCCGCTCCGACGGGGAGACCATCGGGCTGAGCGCGCTCGACCGGCAGAACCGCTGGCAGCAGCCGGTACCGCTGCACGTGCCGCGACTCGGCTGGGAGCTCACCCAGGTCGGCAACTGCGGCTCACCGCTGGAGACCGAGGCGGGCTGGCTGGTGCTCACCCACGGGGTGGGGCCGATGCGGAGGTACGCCATCGGCGCGCTGCTGCTCGACCTGCACCGGCCGGAGCGCGTGATCGCCCAGTTGCCGGGGGTGCTGCTCGCGCCGCAGGACGAGGAGAGCGAGGGGTACGTGCCGAACGTCGTCTACTCGTGTGGCGGCGTGCTACACGCCGGGACGCTCTGGCTGCCCTACGGCGCAAGCGACACCCGGGTCGGCTTCGCCACTGTCGACGTCGGCACGCTGCTCGCCGCGATGGGGCAATGA
- a CDS encoding TetR/AcrR family transcriptional regulator has translation MNPPGTPQAPGGDRSTRSAGSTRSAGPARTHDHQASGRGALNRDLIVSAAIEYVDEHGLAMLTMRRLGEHLGVEAMSLYRYVNGREDLLEEIVRRMVDSLHVDSARRELLAGPGWQAYLQWLAHAVRRLARQHPQLFPLIATRHPAAPWLRPPLRSLDVVEDFLATLVDRGFSMENAVMAYRAFTSYLLGYLLLEVSTMSGRTVAEDSLTEVANSPPPSPMPLDGYPHIQRLETLLSQDHTDLEFELSLEDMLDRIERLLANDRS, from the coding sequence ATGAACCCACCCGGGACACCGCAAGCACCAGGCGGTGACAGGTCGACGCGGTCGGCCGGGTCGACGCGGTCGGCCGGGCCGGCGCGGACCCACGACCACCAGGCCTCCGGGCGCGGCGCGCTCAACCGCGACCTGATCGTCTCCGCCGCGATCGAGTACGTCGACGAGCACGGCCTGGCGATGCTCACCATGCGCCGCCTCGGCGAGCACCTCGGCGTGGAGGCGATGTCGCTCTACCGCTACGTGAACGGCCGCGAGGACCTGCTGGAGGAGATCGTCCGCCGGATGGTGGACAGCCTGCACGTGGACAGCGCCCGGCGCGAGCTCCTCGCCGGCCCGGGCTGGCAGGCCTACCTCCAGTGGCTCGCGCACGCCGTGCGCCGGCTGGCCCGCCAGCATCCGCAGCTGTTCCCGCTGATCGCCACCCGGCACCCGGCAGCGCCCTGGCTGCGGCCGCCGCTGCGCAGCCTGGACGTCGTCGAGGACTTCCTCGCCACCCTCGTCGACCGTGGGTTCAGCATGGAGAACGCCGTGATGGCCTACCGCGCCTTCACCAGCTACCTGCTCGGCTACCTCCTGCTGGAGGTGTCCACGATGAGTGGCCGCACCGTCGCCGAGGACTCCCTGACCGAGGTGGCCAACTCCCCGCCGCCCTCACCGATGCCGCTGGACGGCTACCCCCACATCCAGCGGCTGGAGACGCTCCTGTCGCAGGACCACACCGACCTGGAGTTCGAGCTGTCCCTGGAGGACATGCTGGACCGCATCGAGCGGCTGCTGGCCAACGACCGGAGCTGA
- a CDS encoding twin-arginine translocation signal domain-containing protein, whose product MTADIPTIPSASTPPANATPSAVRKLIERDHINRRSLLKGVLTTGMVLGLSALDLLPGRSEAQASRHGGDPWEYWSNCRDYSSGSQRTDWRWCNPDAARVSRRYCKPDIRRHRTAVDGTWRDECEYEDYRIDFRCWNLAGTEVVNAWVWRRGQSGGNLPSVICSDGKTYVLNDCGPDYHYKSACREYLE is encoded by the coding sequence ATGACCGCTGACATCCCCACGATCCCGAGCGCGAGCACGCCGCCCGCGAACGCCACGCCGAGCGCGGTGCGCAAGCTGATCGAACGCGACCACATCAACCGCCGCAGCCTGCTCAAGGGCGTCCTGACCACGGGCATGGTGCTCGGGCTGAGTGCTCTCGACCTGCTGCCCGGCCGTAGCGAGGCGCAGGCCAGCCGGCACGGCGGTGATCCGTGGGAGTACTGGAGCAACTGCCGCGACTACAGCAGCGGCTCCCAGCGGACCGACTGGCGGTGGTGCAACCCCGACGCCGCGCGGGTGAGCAGACGCTACTGCAAGCCCGACATCAGGCGGCACCGCACGGCCGTCGACGGCACGTGGCGGGACGAGTGTGAATACGAGGACTACCGCATCGACTTCCGGTGCTGGAACCTCGCCGGCACCGAGGTCGTCAACGCCTGGGTCTGGCGGCGCGGGCAGTCCGGCGGCAACCTGCCGAGCGTGATCTGCTCCGACGGCAAGACCTACGTCCTGAACGACTGCGGGCCGGACTATCACTACAAGTCCGCGTGCCGGGAGTACCTCGAGTAG
- a CDS encoding phytanoyl-CoA dioxygenase family protein, giving the protein MSKLRRRIDEQGYVVVPGVVPRKNVDAVVADIWRHTGADPNDPRTWYAPDRIAPTGMVEMYHYQSMWDTRQDERVHEVFAEIFGSERLWVSIDRTNLKPPSVPDYPDYHHRGFLHWDTDLERYPDIPFGVQGVLALADTTEDMGGFQCVPSIYQNLPSYLEKYGRSRQADLTEHTPVQVPLRAGDMVIWTSLLAHGNGDNHTDRPRLAQYISMNPARENDEQARQARIAAWQENRPPAHHRAFPGDPRGIEAARGRPAELTSLGRRLLGLDRW; this is encoded by the coding sequence ATGTCGAAACTTCGTCGCCGCATCGACGAACAGGGCTACGTCGTGGTGCCCGGCGTGGTCCCGAGAAAGAACGTGGACGCCGTGGTGGCAGACATCTGGCGCCACACCGGCGCCGACCCGAACGACCCGAGGACGTGGTACGCCCCGGACCGGATCGCACCCACCGGCATGGTGGAGATGTATCACTACCAGTCGATGTGGGACACCCGTCAGGACGAGCGGGTGCACGAGGTGTTCGCCGAGATCTTCGGCAGCGAACGGCTCTGGGTGAGCATCGACCGTACGAACCTCAAACCGCCGTCGGTTCCCGACTACCCCGATTACCACCACCGGGGATTCCTGCACTGGGACACCGATCTCGAGCGGTATCCCGACATCCCGTTCGGTGTGCAGGGCGTGCTTGCACTGGCCGACACCACCGAGGACATGGGTGGCTTCCAGTGCGTCCCGAGCATCTACCAGAACCTCCCTTCCTACCTGGAGAAGTACGGCCGGTCCCGCCAGGCGGACCTGACCGAGCACACTCCGGTGCAGGTGCCGCTGCGCGCCGGCGACATGGTCATCTGGACCAGCCTGCTGGCGCACGGCAACGGCGACAACCACACCGACCGGCCCCGGCTGGCGCAGTACATCTCGATGAACCCCGCACGGGAGAACGACGAGCAGGCGCGGCAGGCACGCATCGCCGCCTGGCAGGAGAACCGCCCGCCCGCACACCACCGTGCCTTCCCCGGCGACCCCCGGGGGATCGAGGCGGCGCGCGGCCGGCCGGCCGAGCTGACCTCACTGGGCCGGCGCCTGCTGGGCCTGGATCGCTGGTAG
- a CDS encoding DinB family protein, with translation MSASTTNQPASAGLSANPSPAASPSVSVQATGERADLLAALAQARHFLRYTTRDLTDEQAAMRTTASELCLGGLIKHVARCEENTARFIVEGPSAMAPGDVAGWMELFRMQPGETLAGLLEAYAEVARRTDELVVSLPDLDATQPLPEAPWFEPGARWSARLAILHIVAETTQHAGHADIIRESLDGAKTMG, from the coding sequence ATGAGCGCCTCGACGACGAACCAGCCCGCGTCCGCCGGCCTGTCCGCCAACCCGTCCCCCGCCGCGTCCCCGTCCGTGTCCGTGCAGGCCACCGGCGAGCGGGCCGACCTGCTGGCCGCCCTGGCTCAGGCACGGCACTTCCTGCGTTACACCACCCGCGACCTCACCGACGAGCAGGCCGCCATGCGCACCACCGCGAGCGAGCTGTGCCTCGGCGGCCTGATCAAGCACGTCGCCAGGTGCGAGGAGAACACCGCCCGGTTCATCGTCGAGGGGCCTTCGGCGATGGCGCCCGGCGACGTGGCCGGGTGGATGGAGCTGTTCCGGATGCAGCCGGGTGAGACCCTCGCCGGCCTGCTCGAGGCGTACGCCGAGGTGGCCCGCCGCACCGACGAACTGGTCGTCTCCCTGCCCGACCTCGACGCCACCCAGCCGCTGCCGGAGGCGCCGTGGTTCGAGCCCGGTGCGCGGTGGTCGGCCCGCCTCGCCATCCTGCACATCGTCGCCGAGACCACCCAGCACGCCGGGCACGCCGACATCATCCGGGAGTCCCTGGACGGCGCGAAGACCATGGGCTGA
- a CDS encoding glycosyltransferase, whose protein sequence is MATSFGFLSTHPPTQCGLATFNCALAAQLTAGGVGGGIVRVLTEGDDRRSAPGVVHTWSAAHATGWLGAASALNQFDVAVIQHEYGIYPGPDGQDVLPLLRRLRLPSIVVLHSVLTNPSFRQRILLEQIGAMADAVVTMTQAARDRLVAGYAVDPAKVTVIPHGAPEYVTRPTEARTAPHLLTWGLLGPGKGIEWALRALPHLRDLDPRPTYTVAGRTHPKILERDGEAYRHGLQRLGEELGVADSVTYDAIYRDTESLNRLIRSADVVVLPYDSREQVTSGVLIEAVAAGIPVVATSFPHAVELLADGSGLVVPHQDPVALATAVRRILTEPGLAGGMVGASTTSTLSWPAVADRYDTLATRLLAARRYTAAALPS, encoded by the coding sequence ATGGCTACCAGCTTTGGCTTCCTCAGTACTCACCCCCCGACACAGTGCGGTCTCGCGACCTTCAACTGCGCACTCGCCGCCCAGCTCACCGCGGGTGGTGTCGGCGGTGGGATCGTCCGGGTTCTCACGGAGGGTGACGACCGTCGCTCCGCGCCGGGTGTCGTCCACACCTGGTCGGCAGCCCACGCCACTGGTTGGCTGGGCGCTGCCTCGGCACTGAACCAGTTCGACGTGGCGGTGATCCAGCACGAGTACGGCATCTACCCCGGACCCGACGGCCAGGACGTCCTGCCGCTGCTGCGACGGCTGCGGCTTCCGAGCATCGTGGTTCTCCACAGCGTCCTGACCAACCCGAGCTTCCGGCAGCGGATCCTGCTCGAGCAGATCGGCGCGATGGCCGACGCGGTGGTCACCATGACCCAGGCCGCGCGCGACCGGCTGGTGGCCGGGTACGCCGTGGACCCGGCGAAGGTGACGGTCATCCCGCACGGCGCCCCCGAGTACGTCACCCGGCCGACGGAGGCCCGCACGGCACCGCACCTGCTCACGTGGGGGCTTCTCGGGCCCGGCAAGGGCATCGAGTGGGCGCTGCGAGCGCTACCGCACCTGCGCGACCTCGACCCGCGGCCGACGTACACCGTGGCGGGCCGCACTCACCCGAAGATCCTGGAACGCGACGGCGAGGCGTACCGCCACGGGCTGCAGCGGCTCGGCGAGGAACTCGGCGTGGCCGACTCCGTGACGTACGACGCGATCTACCGCGACACCGAGTCCTTGAACCGGCTGATCCGGTCCGCAGACGTGGTGGTGCTGCCGTACGACTCGCGCGAGCAGGTCACCTCGGGCGTGCTCATCGAGGCGGTCGCGGCGGGCATCCCCGTGGTGGCGACGAGCTTCCCGCACGCGGTGGAGCTGCTCGCGGACGGCTCCGGCCTGGTGGTTCCCCACCAGGACCCGGTGGCACTGGCCACGGCGGTCCGGCGGATCCTCACCGAGCCCGGACTGGCCGGCGGGATGGTCGGCGCGAGCACCACCTCGACGCTGAGCTGGCCGGCGGTGGCCGACCGCTACGACACCCTCGCCACCCGTCTCCTGGCCGCGCGGCGCTACACCGCGGCGGCGCTGCCGTCGTGA
- a CDS encoding glycosyltransferase encodes MTPVIAPAPSFSHVIRMSDDTGLFEHSRNAIVRREHGYCTDDVSRGLVVTSREPDPSEEVVRLAEIYLTFLTHAQDHTGAFRNRLGHDRRWSDRPALGDWWGRALWGLGTAAARNPAPWIRKEAMIAFELGATKRSWAVRAMAFAGLGAAEVLRACPDHKGAAALLADAAKAVGEPGDHPDWPWPQEHLTYANASLAEVVIAAGKLGGDHQVLESGLRMLSWLHDVQRTGDRLSVIAVGGYRRNGPRNRHDQQPIEVASFADACATAAEATGDPAWEDGISQAVAWFLGDNDLGTPMWDSTTGGSYDGLTPTGPNPNQGAESTLALVSTLQHARRLS; translated from the coding sequence GTGACCCCCGTGATCGCGCCCGCGCCGTCGTTCAGCCACGTCATCCGGATGTCGGACGACACCGGGCTGTTCGAGCACTCCCGCAACGCCATCGTGCGACGTGAGCACGGCTACTGCACCGACGACGTGTCCCGTGGACTCGTCGTCACCAGCCGCGAGCCGGACCCTTCGGAGGAGGTGGTCCGGCTGGCGGAGATCTACCTCACGTTCCTCACCCACGCCCAGGACCACACCGGCGCGTTCCGCAACCGGCTGGGCCACGACCGGCGGTGGAGCGACCGACCGGCCCTCGGCGACTGGTGGGGGCGGGCGTTGTGGGGGCTCGGCACGGCCGCGGCCCGCAATCCCGCTCCCTGGATCCGCAAGGAGGCCATGATCGCCTTTGAGCTCGGGGCGACCAAGCGGTCCTGGGCAGTGCGCGCGATGGCGTTCGCCGGTCTCGGTGCGGCCGAGGTCCTCCGTGCGTGCCCCGACCACAAGGGGGCTGCCGCCCTGCTCGCCGATGCCGCCAAGGCCGTCGGCGAGCCGGGCGACCACCCGGACTGGCCGTGGCCGCAGGAGCACCTCACCTACGCCAACGCCTCGCTGGCCGAGGTGGTCATCGCCGCGGGCAAGCTGGGCGGTGACCACCAGGTGCTCGAGTCGGGGCTGCGCATGCTCAGCTGGCTGCACGACGTCCAGCGCACCGGCGACCGGCTGTCGGTGATCGCGGTCGGCGGATACCGTCGCAACGGGCCCCGGAACCGCCACGACCAGCAGCCGATCGAGGTGGCGAGTTTCGCCGACGCCTGCGCCACCGCGGCCGAGGCGACCGGTGATCCCGCGTGGGAGGACGGCATCAGCCAGGCGGTGGCGTGGTTCCTCGGCGACAACGACCTGGGCACACCCATGTGGGACTCCACCACCGGCGGCAGCTACGACGGCCTGACACCGACCGGCCCCAACCCCAACCAGGGCGCGGAGTCCACCCTCGCGCTCGTGTCCACCCTGCAGCACGCCAGGCGCCTGTCGTGA